One Ostrinia nubilalis chromosome 6, ilOstNubi1.1, whole genome shotgun sequence genomic region harbors:
- the LOC135072866 gene encoding inactive pancreatic lipase-related protein 1-like yields the protein MSIVQANVVWCIVFAILPNVFEQTSGAYLRCYRGSFNNYTEVPLTNPDSLLTARNPCIDKKKWTVIVGNGYNNDVENGPAITTLLTKYSSLGTVNAVLLNWSKESKGIGLLGILNYPTAVTNSLIVAKQLAKAVIRLVELGMSKKIHFVGHSLGAHLLGQAGRETIKQSLTIPRLTGLDPARVGFDPYWAYPPVDTSSAGFVDIIHSDFGGYGLNKSIGHVDIWVNYGLYLQGIRRQPGCNKSYTLEEIGSGGNRCSHDRSWQYYSVSLTSTKLFVAGPACNYCDWLAQNGIFVNVTYIGPKVNLQIKGNSFLTTSDTQPWGKGKNGLVP from the exons ATGTCAATCGTCCAAGCCAATGTAGTGTGGTGCATTGTTTTTGCGATTTTACCCA ATGTCTTTGAGCAGACCTCAGGAGCGTACCTTCGGTGCTATCGTGG CTCCTTCAACAACTACACTGAAGTTCCACTGACCAATCCCGACTCGCTCCTGACCGCCCGCAACCCCTGCATCGACAAAAAAAAATGGACCGTAATCGTAGGCAATGGATATAACAACGATGTCGAAAATGGTCCAGCAATAACCACACTGCTAACGAAATACAGTTCTCTGGGGACTGTCAATGCAGTTCTGCTGAACTGGTCCAAAGAATCCAAAGGCATAGGACTTTTAGGGATACTGAATTATCCCACTGCAGTCACTAATTCACTGATT GTTGCCAAACAACTAGCCAAGGCAGTGATAAGATTGGTAGAGCTTGGGATGAGTAAAAAGATCCACTTCGTCGGACACTCTTTGGGTGCGCATCTATTAGGGCAGGCTGGACGTGAAACTATCAAACAGAGTTTGACCATACCAAG GCTCACTGGCCTGGACCCCGCGCGCGTGGGTTTCGACCCCTACTGGGCGTACCCGCCAGTGGACACCAGCAGCGCCGGCTTCGTGGACATCATCCACAGCGACTTCGGCGGCTACGGCCTGAACAAGTCCATCGGCCACGTGGACATATGGGTCAACTACGGACTCTACCTGCAAGGCATTAGGAGGCAGCCGGGGTGCAACAAGAGCTATACGCTTGAGGAGATTGGCAGTGGAGGAA ACAGATGCAGCCACGACCGCAGCTGGCAATATTACAGCGTTTCCCTGACCAGCACCAAACTGTTCGTGGCAGGGCCGGCTTGCAACTACTGCGACTGGCTCGCTCAGAACGGAATCTTCGTCAACGTAACCTATATAGGGCCGAAAGTTAATCTACA GATAAAAGGCAACAGTTTCTTGACTACATCGGACACACAGCCGTGGGGCAAAGGAAAAAATGGACTTGTGCCCTAA